From the Manis javanica isolate MJ-LG chromosome 11, MJ_LKY, whole genome shotgun sequence genome, one window contains:
- the SMIM38 gene encoding small integral membrane protein 38 — MASWPGGSAGPDPLVVLLAVILLARFLLWACLGTYLDYRLARPQPAKPKED; from the coding sequence ATGGCCTCCTGGCCGGGGGGCAGCGCGGGCCCCGACCCGCTCGTTGTCCTGCTGGCCGTCATCCTGCTAGCGCGCTTCCTTCTGTGGGCCTGCCTCGGCACCTACCTTGATTATAGGCTGGCCCGGCCGCAGCCCGCAAAACCCAAGGAGGACTAG